A single window of Panulirus ornatus isolate Po-2019 chromosome 52, ASM3632096v1, whole genome shotgun sequence DNA harbors:
- the LOC139764963 gene encoding uncharacterized protein: MQGSSLIRTVSGGNRSIGKGVSVRGKPSTISRSSPAIGRPQSVSKTIDGSRYHPLPNNPHVVTIKNEKADLLYTRALKSYRQREMRSPPMKFFARSPPIRSMGLSTTMSYSPGLSGMRSDAMTRGWSPEHHIYRTRRSPEPEEIRPTRLRITTANNYREPSPHYSDDWDSPTRLPARLPSRMLAARLPTEIPDRLAVRVPAKKRPIYDAELDPPTRPKKVAPLSSGLMARLDHPVRPAPEEGKVLVTNLHRCVSVEDMEELLGTIGPIRTARMLREGIAEAVFMSMEDAYRAVEVFNNRQLDGQPMSVTVVNKKTQSLPAAPLPPAPPRTQTKTVLKAARGRTGYYI; the protein is encoded by the coding sequence ATGCAGGGATCTTCATTGATAAGAACTGTGTCTGGTGGAAATAGAAGTATCGGGAAAGGTGTTAGTGTTCGAGGGAAACCTAGTACCATTTCAAGAAGTTCACCCGCCATTGGTAGACCACAGTCTGTCTCAAAGACTATTGATGGCAGCCGATATCACCCACTTCCAAATAATCCACATGTTGTCACAATCAAGAATGAGAAAGCAGATCTCCTGTATACTCGGGCATTGAAAAGTTACAGACAGCGTGAAATGAGATCACCGCCAATGAAATTCTTTGCTCGCAGTCCACCCATTAGGTCTATGGGACTATCTACAACAATGTCTTATAGTCCTGGATTAAGTGGAATGCGATCAGATGCCATGACTCGAGGATGGTCTCCAGAGCATCATATATATCGTACCAGGCGATCACCAGAACCAGAGGAGATACGTCCAACTCGTCTCAGAATCACAACTGCAAATAATTACAGGGAACCAAGTCCACACTATAGTGATGACTGGGACTCACCAACCAGATTACCAGCAAGATTACCATCAAGAATGCTTGCTGCAAGGCTGCCAACAGAAATTCCTGATAGATTAGCAGTCAGAGTCCCAGCAAAGAAAAGGCCTATTTATGATGCTGAATTAGATCCCCCGACCCGTCCAAAGAAGGTGGCCCCTCTTTCTTCTGGACTCATGGCTCGTTTGGACCATCCCGTGCGTCCTGCACCTGAGGAAGGAAAGGTACTTGTGACTAATTTGCACCGCTGTGTTAGTGTAGAAGACATGGAAGAATTACTTGGAACTATTGGACCAATTCGTACTGCCAGGATGTTGAGGGAAGGTATTGCTGAGGCTGTCTTCATGAGCATGGAGGATGCCTACCGGGCGGTTGAAGTGTTCAACAACCGGCAGTTGGACGGGCAGCCTATGAGTGTGACTGTGGTGAACAAGAAGACCCAGTCATTGCCAGCTGCTCCATTGCCTCCAGCACCTCCAAGAACACAAACTAAAACAGTTTTAAAAGCAGCCAGAGGGCGCACTGGGTACTATATCTGA